The Metamycoplasma subdolum DNA window AAAAAGAGATTACTACGAAGTTTTAGGCATTAGTAAAGATGCAACTGAAAAAGAAATAAAATCAGCATATCGTAAATTGGCAATGCAATATCACCCTGATAGAAATAAAGAACCAGACGCTGAAGAAAAATTTAAAGAAGTTAGCGAAGCTTATGAAGTTTTATCTGATGCAAGCAAAAGAGAAAAATATGATAAGTTCGGTCACCAAGCTTTTGACCCAAATAGTTTTCATTATTCTGAAGATATTTTCTCAGACTTCTTCAAACAATTTCAAGATGCTTTTGATGGCGGAGGATTTGGTGGATTTGGCGACTTTTTCGGTTTCAATTCTTCAAATAGTCAATATGAAAATAGTGGCAAAGATTTACAAATGACACTTACAATTGATTTTTTAGAAGCATGCAAAGGCGCAAGTAAAACTATAAAAATCAAAAAGTATGAACTTTGCTCACATTGTAAAGGAACACTTGCTGATAGTCCAAGCGATATTAAAAAATGTTCAACTTGTCGCGGAAGCGGAAAAATTCAAAAATCTCTTGGCTTTTTTTCTACAGTTATGATGTGTTCAACATGTAACGGGACCGGTAAAGAAATTTTAAAGACTTGTCATTTATGTAGAGGTAAGGGACATTTAGTAGAAGATGTTGAAAAAACAATTGATATTCCCGCTGGAATTATTGAAGGTCAAAGTTTAAGACTAGCTGGCTGAGGAATACCTTCAAAAAATAGCGAGGGAGATCTTTACATTTTAATTCAAATAAAATCTCATCCTTTTTATCAAAGATTAGGCAACGATATTGGTCTTTCAGTTCCTATTTCTATTGTTGATATTTTGCTTGAAAAAGAAATTGAAATACCAACTCCTTGAGGAAATAAAAAGGTAAAACTTAAGAAAAATATGCCCTTGAACGGATCAATTAGACTAGATAATTATGGTTTTTCAATTTTGCATTCATCTAAAAAAGGTGCTTTGATAGTTTCATTTAATCCTTACATGCCGAAAGTAGATAAAGAAACACAAGAAAAACTAAATAATATATTCGCAAATATCAAAGATGAAGAATACTTAAAATGATTAAAAAAATTTAATTAAGAGTTGATTTATAAAATCAACTTTTTATTTTCTTTTGTAGTCATTTTATAGAAAGATTAGAATGATTTTGAATACTTAAAATACACAAAAAATCAAAAAAAATAATAAGTTTTTTATTTAATTCATTTTTTTTATTATGATTATAAAATCACAACAAGAAGTTTTAGGAGGTAAAAATGGCTTACACTAAGGTCATGATTGTAGAATCACCGAATAAAGTTGCAACAATTCAAAAATATGTTGGAAAGGATGTTCAAGTTCTTTCAAGTG harbors:
- a CDS encoding DnaJ C-terminal domain-containing protein produces the protein MEKKKRDYYEVLGISKDATEKEIKSAYRKLAMQYHPDRNKEPDAEEKFKEVSEAYEVLSDASKREKYDKFGHQAFDPNSFHYSEDIFSDFFKQFQDAFDGGGFGGFGDFFGFNSSNSQYENSGKDLQMTLTIDFLEACKGASKTIKIKKYELCSHCKGTLADSPSDIKKCSTCRGSGKIQKSLGFFSTVMMCSTCNGTGKEILKTCHLCRGKGHLVEDVEKTIDIPAGIIEGQSLRLAGWGIPSKNSEGDLYILIQIKSHPFYQRLGNDIGLSVPISIVDILLEKEIEIPTPWGNKKVKLKKNMPLNGSIRLDNYGFSILHSSKKGALIVSFNPYMPKVDKETQEKLNNIFANIKDEEYLKWLKKFN